The following are from one region of the Channa argus isolate prfri chromosome 6, Channa argus male v1.0, whole genome shotgun sequence genome:
- the rhbdd1 gene encoding rhomboid-related protein 4: protein MRNRHRGSQLGLLLLASQLFQVGVDNIPPVTLAVLALNVYLYLFPAAPPMQACVSVQQAYWLKDWRRLLLSPLHHLDDLHLYFNMVSFLWKGIMLERKLGGPWFFYVLSVFSLLTGVVYLLLEAVLTMVTEDQSYSMACAVGFSGVLFALKVLSNYYYPGNVTYVMGFPVSNRYASWVELVLIHITSPGTSFIGHLAGILVGLLYTTGPLKTIMKKCAEPVMSYGYNLRTRTHDRSSGISGFSGTRRGYSGYNQHAPHYTRTPTASYTGGLTEEEQLETAIRNSLNDRGQTSQIGAAPPYGFQLSGEAIAEEIRCRRLRRFDN from the exons ATGCGGAACCGGCACAGGGGATCCCAGCTGGGGTTGCTGCTCCTGGCATCCCAGCTGTTTCAGGTGGGTGTGGACAACATCCCACCAGTCACCCTGGCTGTTTTGGCTCTCAACGTGTACCTTTACCTGTTCCCTGCAGCTCCTCCGATGCAG GCCTGTGTGAGTGTTCAGCAGGCATACTGGTTAAAAGACTGGCGCCGCCTTCTGCTGTCCCCACTGCACCATTTGGATGATTTGCATCTCTACTTCAACATGGTTTCTTTCCTCTGGAAAGGGATCATGCTGGAGCGGAAGCTGGGTGGACCCTGGTTCTTCTACGTGCTTTCAGTCTTCTCTTTGCTCACTGGAGTAGTCTATCTGCTGTTGGAGGCAGTGTTGACAATGGTCACCGAAGACCAGTCTTACAGCATGGCCTGTGCTGTTGGCTTTTCAG GTGTCCTGTTTGCTCTGAAGGTGCTCAGTAACTATTACTATCCTGGGAATGTCACCTATGTGATGGGCTTCCCTGTGTCTAATCGCTATGCTAGCTGGGTGGAGCTAGTGCTGATCCACATAACATCACCTGG GACCTCTTTTATTGGCCATCTAGCAGGCATCCTTGTGGGTCTGCTATACACCACTGGTCCACTGAAGACCATAATGAAAAAATGTGCAG AGCCTGTGATGTCATATGGATACAATTTACGGACCCGGACACACGACAGGTCTTCAGGCATTTCAG gtttcAGTGGCACTAGAAGGGGATACTCGGGATACAATCAGCACGCACCACACTACACAAGGACTCCCACAGCATCTTACACAGGAGGACTGACGGAGGAAGAGCAGTTGGAGACAGCCATCAGAAACAGTCTGAATGACAGAG gacAAACCAGTCAGATAGGTGCAGCTCCTCCCTATGGTTTCCAGCTCTCTGGGGAGGCAATAGCTGAGGAAATCAGGTGTAGGAGACTGAGGAGGTTTGACAACTGA